From the Lolium rigidum isolate FL_2022 chromosome 2, APGP_CSIRO_Lrig_0.1, whole genome shotgun sequence genome, one window contains:
- the LOC124693376 gene encoding DNA glycosylase/AP lyase ROS1-like isoform X1: MFDKHGFIYVPTSIGESAPGTGEASSSSPQDSGSSHKIGPPGEGTAAANATSHGATPVPTPDKDFGMFDKHGFIYIPSSIGESAPGTGEALSSPQESDSSDKIAPPEEADNATSAAATKAAATPIPSPYKEEDAHWRPRKKSTKGVARFKLVKDKRPTPAKVGKTPVTKDPGESSVRGATDQKSTKRKLDVDAIEVITGSFNRARLVENLMRLANMPDGVMKKTKKKKKTSAGEQAIVPYDAAADMSCSALVPVGTPGQLAMVRHANHGKKVRAKVVGLDAETLRVHGVLAKWDEAASESFEGLDIGSGPEWNEVRRKYKQLVDWFISVVKDLFGSRKFSQWGGSVLDSVVGTFLTQNVADNLSSNAFMTLAAKFPMDKRKDNAEECSYEPPLTDDVLNCNEASSAANVNSLFSKPADYEKVGCTDEVKGQYGEDYKTIMENFLTIIQEKDVSTWEKDDLLNLVKSKSGKEICTERTLRKFIASLRLEDTAHWDKLRVEACIEGYDSKSKTRVPDKVDWEAVQKASLVDIAKCIAGRGQHYLLALRIQAFLTRIKKDHGSFDLDWLRCVPRESAKKYLLSVNGLGAKSVDCIRLLSLNHKAFPVDVNVARIVTRLEWVELQCCDEEFHLVDLYPLMEDVQSYLWPRLCTIDKEKLYELHCLMITFGKVICTKVDPNCNACPFRSGCRWYRSKRSRPLLPPAEEHVHGHSEGQASMITSERLLLSNGSCTPSQQVCQLEINESRTAGRQPTRSCEPIIEVPPSPEYEYEALDEQGYPSEDDLVDIEDLMSGVEYDGEINLCSNKPMASNGSWTPSCGKGLALNDSRYTQRKLKNIGHLRTEHHAYVLPDDHAILEEFEDRIPEDPCHYLLVVIPCPDDHMVKGTVLIPCRTASEGNFPLNGTYFQEHEVFADHASSRFPITIPRECIWELERRIVYFGSSIHSITKGQPRQDIEDCFKRGHVCVRGFDRRTRYPRRLCATLHSIAGEKKESSNEQKESASSK; encoded by the exons ATGTTTGATAAGCACGGTTTCATCTATGTCCCAACCTCCATTGGGGAATCTGCACCTGGCACCGGGGAagcgtcctcctcctcgccgcaagACAGCggctcctctcacaagattgggccGCCAGGAGAAGGTACTGCCGCCGCCAATGCTACTAGCCATGGTGCCACTCCTGTCCCTACCCCGGATAAGGACTTTGGGATGTTTGATAAGCACGGTTTCATCTATATTCCCTCCTCCATTGGGGAATCTGCACCTGGCACTGGGGAGGCGCTCTCCTCGCCGCAAGAGAGCGACTCCTCTGACAAGATTGCGCCACCAGAAGAAGCTGACAATGCTACTAGCGCTGCTGCCACTAAAGCTGCTGCCACTCCTATCCCTTCCCCGTACAAGGAGGAGGATGCCCACTGGAGGCCAAGGAAGAAGTCCACCAAGGGGGTCGCCCGCTTCAAGCTGGTCAAGGATAAACGCCCCACGCCGGCTAAAGTTGGGAAGACGCCCGTAACAAAGGACCCTGGTGAATCATCTGTTCGAGGTGCCACCGATCAGAAGTCGACAAAGCGCAAGTTGGACGTCGATGCAATAGAAGTCATCACAGGGAGTTTCAACAGAGCCAGGCTGGTGGAAAATCTGATGCGCCTTGCCAATATGCCAGATGGGGtgatgaagaagacgaagaagaagaagaaaacaagtGCTGGTGAACAGGCTATAGTTCCTTATGATGCAGCAGCTGATATGTCGTGCTCCGCATTGGTTCCGGTTGGTACTCCCGGGCAGCTTGCTATGGTCCGCCATGCTAATCACGGGAAGAAGGTGCGGGCCAAGGTGGTAGGCCTCGATGCCGAGACGTTGCGAGTGCACGGTGTTCTGGCGAAGTGGGACGAGGCTGCCAGCGAAAGTTTTGAAGGGCTGGATATCGGCAGCGGGCCTGAATGGAATGAAGTACGGCGGAAGTATAAACAACTTGTGGATTGGTTTATTTCTGTCGTGAAGGATTTATTCG GTTCCAGAAAATTTTCGCAATGGGGAGGATCTGTACTTGATTCCGTGGTCGGTACTTTCCTTACACAAAACGTTGCTGACAATTTATCAAG CAATGCTTTTATGACACTGGCAGCAAAATTTCCTATGGATAAGAGGAAAGATAATGCTGAAGAATGTTCATATGAGCCTCCGTTAACAGATGATGTCTTGAATTGTAATGAAGCATCATCTGCTGCGAATGTTAATTCGTTGTTTTCCAAACCGGCTGATTATGAGAAAGTAGGCTGCACTGACGAGGTAAAAGGACAATATGGTGAAGACTACAAAACTATTATGGAGAATTTCCTTACTATTATACAAGAGAAAGATGTCTCTACTTGGGAGAAGGATGATCTTTTGAACTTAGTCAAGAGTAAGTCTGGAAAAGAAATATGCACAGAAAGAACCTTGAGAAAGTTCATAGCTTCGTTGCGCCTGGAAGATACTGCTCACTGGGACAAGTTACGTGTCGAAGCATGTATTGAAGGATACGATAGCAAAAGTAAAACTAGAGTACCTGACAAAGTAGATTGGGAAGCTGTACAGAAGGCATCACTTGTCGACATTGCAAAGTGCATCGCAGGCAGGGGACAACATTACCTGCTGGCATTGCGGATACAG GCATTTCTCACGCGGATAAAGAAAGACCATGGAAGTTTTGACCTGGATTGGCTTAGATGTGTACCGCGGGAAAGCGCAAA AAAATATCTACTCAGTGTAAATGGACTTGGAGCTAAAAGTGTTGACTGCATACGTCTTTTgtcactgaatcataaagcattcCCA GTTGATGTGAATGTAGCTCGCATAGTCACAAGGCTAGAATGGGTCGAACTCCAATGCTGTGATGAGGAGTTTCATTTGGTTGACTT ATACCCACTCATGGAAGATGTGCAGAGTTACTTATGGCCAAGATTATGTACTATTGACAAGGAAAAATT GTATGAACTACACTGTCTCATGATAACTTTCGGAAAG GTAATTTGCACAAAAGTAGATCCAAATTGCAATGCTTGCCCTTTCCGTTCAGGATGCAGGTGGTATAGAAGTAAACGTAGCAG GCCACTGCTTCCTCCTGCAGAGGAGCATGTGCATGGACATAGTGAAGGGCAAGCAAGTATGATTACTTCTGAGAGGCTCTTGTTGTCAAATGGTAGCTGCACGCCAAGTCAGCAAGTGTGCCAACTTGAAATCAATGAAAGCAGGACTGCTGGAAGGCAACCCACTCGTAGCTGTGAGCCCATTATTGAGGTGCCACCAAGTCCTGAATATGAATACGAAGCACTTGATGAACAGGGATATcccagtgaagatgatcttgttgaTATTGAAGATCTTATGTCAGGAGTAGAGTACGACGGTGAAATCAATTTGTGTTCAAACAAGCCTATGGCGAGCAACGGCTCTTGGACACCAAGTTGTGGAAAAGGCTTGGCACTGAACGATTCACGCTACACacagagaaaattgaaaaacatAGGACATCTTAGGACGGAGCACCATGC GTATGTGCTCCCAGATGATCATGCTATCTTGGAAGAG TTTGAAGATAGAATTCCAGAAGATCCATGTCACTATCTCCTGGTTGTTATTCCTTGTCCCGATGACCACATGGTGAAAGGCACAGTTCTG ATACCCTGTCGAACAGCGTCCGAAGGGAACTTTCCATTGAATGGTACCTACTTTCAGGAACATGAG GTCTTTGCAGATCATGCATCTAGTCGTTTCCCAATTACCATCCCTAGAGAGTGTATCTGGGAGCTGGAGAGACGCATTGTATATTTTGGTTCATCAATACACTCCATCACAAAAG GTCAGCCAAGACAAGACATTGAAGACTGCTTCAAGAGAG GACATGTATGTGTAAGAGGATTCGATCGGCGGACAAGATACCCGAGGCGGTTATGCGCCACGTTGCATTCCATCgccggcgagaagaaagagagcAGTAATGAACAGAAAGAAAGCGCCTCGAGCAAATGA
- the LOC124693376 gene encoding protein ROS1A-like isoform X2, whose translation MFDKHGFIYVPTSIGESAPGTGEASSSSPQDSGSSHKIGPPGEGTAAANATSHGATPVPTPDKDFGMFDKHGFIYIPSSIGESAPGTGEALSSPQESDSSDKIAPPEEADNATSAAATKAAATPIPSPYKEEDAHWRPRKKSTKGVARFKLVKDKRPTPAKVGKTPVTKDPGESSVRGATDQKSTKRKLDVDAIEVITGSFNRARLVENLMRLANMPDGVMKKTKKKKKTSAGEQAIVPYDAAADMSCSALVPVGTPGQLAMVRHANHGKKVRAKVVGLDAETLRVHGVLAKWDEAASESFEGLDIGSGPEWNEVRRKYKQLVDWFISVVKDLFGSRKFSQWGGSVLDSVVGTFLTQNVADNLSSNAFMTLAAKFPMDKRKDNAEECSYEPPLTDDVLNCNEASSAANVNSLFSKPADYEKVGCTDEVKGQYGEDYKTIMENFLTIIQEKDVSTWEKDDLLNLVKSKSGKEICTERTLRKFIASLRLEDTAHWDKLRVEACIEGYDSKSKTRVPDKVDWEAVQKASLVDIAKCIAGRGQHYLLALRIQAFLTRIKKDHGSFDLDWLRCVPRESAKKYLLSVNGLGAKSVDCIRLLSLNHKAFPVDVNVARIVTRLEWVELQCCDEEFHLVDLYPLMEDVQSYLWPRLCTIDKEKLYELHCLMITFGKVICTKVDPNCNACPFRSGCRWYRSKRSRPLLPPAEEHVHGHSEGQASMITSERLLLSNGSCTPSQQVCQLEINESRTAGRQPTRSCEPIIEVPPSPEYEYEALDEQGYPSEDDLVDIEDLMSGVEYDGEINLCSNKPMASNGSWTPSCGKGLALNDSRYTQRKLKNIGHLRTEHHAYVLPDDHAILEEIPCRTASEGNFPLNGTYFQEHEVFADHASSRFPITIPRECIWELERRIVYFGSSIHSITKGQPRQDIEDCFKRGHVCVRGFDRRTRYPRRLCATLHSIAGEKKESSNEQKESASSK comes from the exons ATGTTTGATAAGCACGGTTTCATCTATGTCCCAACCTCCATTGGGGAATCTGCACCTGGCACCGGGGAagcgtcctcctcctcgccgcaagACAGCggctcctctcacaagattgggccGCCAGGAGAAGGTACTGCCGCCGCCAATGCTACTAGCCATGGTGCCACTCCTGTCCCTACCCCGGATAAGGACTTTGGGATGTTTGATAAGCACGGTTTCATCTATATTCCCTCCTCCATTGGGGAATCTGCACCTGGCACTGGGGAGGCGCTCTCCTCGCCGCAAGAGAGCGACTCCTCTGACAAGATTGCGCCACCAGAAGAAGCTGACAATGCTACTAGCGCTGCTGCCACTAAAGCTGCTGCCACTCCTATCCCTTCCCCGTACAAGGAGGAGGATGCCCACTGGAGGCCAAGGAAGAAGTCCACCAAGGGGGTCGCCCGCTTCAAGCTGGTCAAGGATAAACGCCCCACGCCGGCTAAAGTTGGGAAGACGCCCGTAACAAAGGACCCTGGTGAATCATCTGTTCGAGGTGCCACCGATCAGAAGTCGACAAAGCGCAAGTTGGACGTCGATGCAATAGAAGTCATCACAGGGAGTTTCAACAGAGCCAGGCTGGTGGAAAATCTGATGCGCCTTGCCAATATGCCAGATGGGGtgatgaagaagacgaagaagaagaagaaaacaagtGCTGGTGAACAGGCTATAGTTCCTTATGATGCAGCAGCTGATATGTCGTGCTCCGCATTGGTTCCGGTTGGTACTCCCGGGCAGCTTGCTATGGTCCGCCATGCTAATCACGGGAAGAAGGTGCGGGCCAAGGTGGTAGGCCTCGATGCCGAGACGTTGCGAGTGCACGGTGTTCTGGCGAAGTGGGACGAGGCTGCCAGCGAAAGTTTTGAAGGGCTGGATATCGGCAGCGGGCCTGAATGGAATGAAGTACGGCGGAAGTATAAACAACTTGTGGATTGGTTTATTTCTGTCGTGAAGGATTTATTCG GTTCCAGAAAATTTTCGCAATGGGGAGGATCTGTACTTGATTCCGTGGTCGGTACTTTCCTTACACAAAACGTTGCTGACAATTTATCAAG CAATGCTTTTATGACACTGGCAGCAAAATTTCCTATGGATAAGAGGAAAGATAATGCTGAAGAATGTTCATATGAGCCTCCGTTAACAGATGATGTCTTGAATTGTAATGAAGCATCATCTGCTGCGAATGTTAATTCGTTGTTTTCCAAACCGGCTGATTATGAGAAAGTAGGCTGCACTGACGAGGTAAAAGGACAATATGGTGAAGACTACAAAACTATTATGGAGAATTTCCTTACTATTATACAAGAGAAAGATGTCTCTACTTGGGAGAAGGATGATCTTTTGAACTTAGTCAAGAGTAAGTCTGGAAAAGAAATATGCACAGAAAGAACCTTGAGAAAGTTCATAGCTTCGTTGCGCCTGGAAGATACTGCTCACTGGGACAAGTTACGTGTCGAAGCATGTATTGAAGGATACGATAGCAAAAGTAAAACTAGAGTACCTGACAAAGTAGATTGGGAAGCTGTACAGAAGGCATCACTTGTCGACATTGCAAAGTGCATCGCAGGCAGGGGACAACATTACCTGCTGGCATTGCGGATACAG GCATTTCTCACGCGGATAAAGAAAGACCATGGAAGTTTTGACCTGGATTGGCTTAGATGTGTACCGCGGGAAAGCGCAAA AAAATATCTACTCAGTGTAAATGGACTTGGAGCTAAAAGTGTTGACTGCATACGTCTTTTgtcactgaatcataaagcattcCCA GTTGATGTGAATGTAGCTCGCATAGTCACAAGGCTAGAATGGGTCGAACTCCAATGCTGTGATGAGGAGTTTCATTTGGTTGACTT ATACCCACTCATGGAAGATGTGCAGAGTTACTTATGGCCAAGATTATGTACTATTGACAAGGAAAAATT GTATGAACTACACTGTCTCATGATAACTTTCGGAAAG GTAATTTGCACAAAAGTAGATCCAAATTGCAATGCTTGCCCTTTCCGTTCAGGATGCAGGTGGTATAGAAGTAAACGTAGCAG GCCACTGCTTCCTCCTGCAGAGGAGCATGTGCATGGACATAGTGAAGGGCAAGCAAGTATGATTACTTCTGAGAGGCTCTTGTTGTCAAATGGTAGCTGCACGCCAAGTCAGCAAGTGTGCCAACTTGAAATCAATGAAAGCAGGACTGCTGGAAGGCAACCCACTCGTAGCTGTGAGCCCATTATTGAGGTGCCACCAAGTCCTGAATATGAATACGAAGCACTTGATGAACAGGGATATcccagtgaagatgatcttgttgaTATTGAAGATCTTATGTCAGGAGTAGAGTACGACGGTGAAATCAATTTGTGTTCAAACAAGCCTATGGCGAGCAACGGCTCTTGGACACCAAGTTGTGGAAAAGGCTTGGCACTGAACGATTCACGCTACACacagagaaaattgaaaaacatAGGACATCTTAGGACGGAGCACCATGC GTATGTGCTCCCAGATGATCATGCTATCTTGGAAGAG ATACCCTGTCGAACAGCGTCCGAAGGGAACTTTCCATTGAATGGTACCTACTTTCAGGAACATGAG GTCTTTGCAGATCATGCATCTAGTCGTTTCCCAATTACCATCCCTAGAGAGTGTATCTGGGAGCTGGAGAGACGCATTGTATATTTTGGTTCATCAATACACTCCATCACAAAAG GTCAGCCAAGACAAGACATTGAAGACTGCTTCAAGAGAG GACATGTATGTGTAAGAGGATTCGATCGGCGGACAAGATACCCGAGGCGGTTATGCGCCACGTTGCATTCCATCgccggcgagaagaaagagagcAGTAATGAACAGAAAGAAAGCGCCTCGAGCAAATGA